A single Chlamydia suis DNA region contains:
- the coaE gene encoding dephospho-CoA kinase (Dephospho-CoA kinase (CoaE) performs the final step in coenzyme A biosynthesis.), translating into MLDLLKISVTGDPSSGKTEACQVFEDLGAFVISADKVSHSFLVPYTSVGQRVIDLLGPEIIIENTLNRKAIAEKVFGDRDLLLSLEKILHPEVCRFVEEKYAQVVQEQKYSLFIVEVPLLYEIQYADWFDRVILISADTGIRKERFLKKTGGSDTSFDLRCARFSALEEKILRADVVIENNGTKEEFRRKVKQCFKALKGTI; encoded by the coding sequence ATGCTAGATTTATTGAAGATTTCTGTTACTGGGGATCCCTCTTCTGGGAAAACTGAGGCGTGCCAAGTTTTTGAAGATTTGGGAGCTTTTGTAATTAGTGCTGATAAAGTTTCTCATAGTTTCCTTGTTCCTTATACCTCAGTGGGTCAACGTGTAATTGATCTTTTGGGTCCAGAGATAATCATAGAGAATACTCTTAATAGAAAGGCCATTGCTGAAAAAGTTTTTGGTGACCGGGATTTATTGCTGTCTTTAGAAAAGATCCTGCATCCTGAAGTGTGTCGTTTTGTTGAGGAAAAATATGCACAAGTGGTTCAAGAGCAAAAGTACTCTCTATTTATTGTGGAAGTTCCTCTGTTGTATGAGATTCAGTATGCGGATTGGTTTGATCGGGTTATTTTGATCTCTGCAGATACAGGGATACGTAAAGAGCGTTTTCTTAAAAAAACTGGAGGCTCGGATACCAGTTTCGATCTTCGGTGTGCACGCTTTTCTGCTTTAGAAGAAAAAATCCTGCGAGCGGATGTGGTTATAGAGAACAATGGAACGAAGGAAGAATTTCGTCGCAAAGTAAAACAATGTTTTAAGGCTTTAAAGGGAACAATATGA
- the dnaB gene encoding replicative DNA helicase, translated as MATQTKKPHSPQLISLPNSKESEMIVLGCMLTNVNHLNLAANLLQEEDFYFLEHRIIFRVLQDAFKSDRPMDPHLTGEELKRRDQLNVIGGASYLITLSEFAGTSAYIEEYAEIIRSKSILRKMIQAAKDIEKKASEEPRDVTTALDDAQNLLFRISQTTNLAPYVLVSDKLKGVSSAKDKSFLLALQERQEAFQASSHDANIPTLSGFPTHFLDLDKMINGFSPSNLIILAARPAMGKTALALNIVENFCFESRLPVGIFSLEMTVDQLIHRIICSRSEVEARKISVGDISGRDFQRVVSVVRQMEEHTLLIDDYPGLKITDLRARARRMKESYDIQFLVIDYLQLISSSGNLRNSDSRNQEISEISRMLKNLARELNIPILCLSQLSRKVEDRANHRPLMSDLRESGSIEQDADQIIFLLRREYYDPNDKPGTAELIVAKNRHGSIGSVQLVFEKDFARFRNFAGCEFPG; from the coding sequence ATGGCAACCCAAACAAAGAAACCCCACTCTCCCCAGCTCATCTCTCTTCCTAATTCTAAGGAATCCGAAATGATCGTGTTAGGGTGTATGTTAACAAACGTGAATCACCTTAACCTGGCGGCCAACCTTTTACAGGAAGAAGACTTCTATTTCTTAGAGCATCGCATTATTTTTCGCGTATTACAAGATGCCTTTAAATCAGACCGTCCTATGGACCCCCATCTTACAGGGGAAGAGCTGAAACGCCGAGATCAGCTAAACGTCATTGGAGGAGCTTCTTACCTCATCACTTTATCCGAATTTGCAGGGACTTCTGCTTATATCGAAGAGTATGCAGAGATCATCCGTTCCAAATCTATTTTAAGGAAAATGATCCAAGCGGCTAAAGACATCGAAAAGAAAGCCTCTGAGGAGCCTCGCGATGTAACCACCGCCCTAGACGACGCTCAAAACCTATTATTCCGAATAAGCCAGACAACCAACCTAGCTCCCTACGTCCTTGTTTCCGATAAACTCAAAGGAGTCTCTTCTGCCAAAGACAAATCCTTTTTACTCGCTTTACAAGAACGTCAAGAAGCCTTTCAAGCTAGCTCCCACGATGCAAACATCCCAACACTTTCAGGGTTTCCTACGCATTTCCTGGATCTGGATAAAATGATTAACGGGTTCAGCCCCTCTAACCTCATTATTTTGGCTGCACGGCCCGCTATGGGGAAAACCGCTTTAGCCCTTAACATTGTAGAAAATTTTTGTTTTGAAAGCCGTCTTCCCGTCGGAATTTTTTCTCTAGAAATGACCGTAGATCAACTGATTCACCGGATCATCTGTTCTCGTTCTGAAGTTGAAGCCAGAAAAATTAGTGTTGGAGATATCTCCGGTCGCGATTTCCAGCGAGTGGTCTCAGTGGTTCGCCAAATGGAAGAGCATACTTTACTAATAGACGACTATCCAGGCTTAAAAATCACAGATCTTCGAGCTCGAGCTCGAAGAATGAAAGAAAGCTACGATATCCAATTTCTTGTTATTGACTACCTCCAGCTGATCTCTAGCTCCGGCAACTTAAGGAATTCTGATTCTCGCAACCAAGAAATTTCAGAAATTTCTCGAATGCTTAAAAATTTGGCGCGAGAATTAAATATCCCTATTCTTTGTCTCTCACAATTATCCAGAAAAGTTGAAGATAGAGCAAATCACAGACCTTTAATGAGTGATTTACGCGAAAGTGGAAGTATCGAACAAGATGCAGACCAAATCATATTCCTCCTTCGTCGTGAATACTACGACCCTAACGATAAACCTGGAACGGCAGAGTTAATTGTCGCCAAAAATCGCCATGGTTCAATAGGTTCTGTACAATTAGTTTTTGAAAAAGACTTCGCTCGATTCCGAAATTTCGCTGGATGCGAATTCCCTGGATAA
- a CDS encoding AURKAIP1/COX24 domain-containing protein has product MSSVKKKRRLKIAKHKRKKRRRRDRHKNR; this is encoded by the coding sequence ATGTCATCTGTTAAGAAAAAACGAAGACTTAAGATCGCCAAACACAAGCGAAAAAAAAGACGCAGAAGAGATCGTCATAAAAACAGATAG
- the rho gene encoding transcription termination factor Rho, whose translation MKEESPAEVLQKVKEHKRREGPLSLEKEISEDSAVATEEKETSQPVAVTKIAKLQRMGINELNVLARQYGVKNVGSLTKSQVVFEIVKAKSERPDEFLIGEGVLEVLPDGFGFLRSPTYNYLPSAEDIYVSPAQIRRFDLKKGDTIVGTIRSPKEKEKYFALLKVDKINGSTPDKAKERVLFENLTPLHPNERLIMEIGKENLAERVLDLTAPIGKGQRGLIVAPPRSGKTVILQSIAHAIAVNNPDAELIVLLIDERPEEVTDMIRQVRGEVVASTFDEQPDRHIQVAEMVIEKARRLVEHGKDVVILLDSITRLARAYNTVQPHSGKILTGGVDASALHKPKRFFGAARNIEGGGSLTILATALIDTGSRMDEVIFEEFKGTGNMELVLDRHLSDRRIYPAIDLIKSGTRKEELLYHPGELEKVRLFRQAIAGLTAIDAMHLLLGRLKKTNSNTEFLLSLKD comes from the coding sequence ATGAAAGAAGAGAGTCCAGCCGAGGTCTTACAAAAGGTAAAGGAGCACAAGAGGCGCGAGGGCCCTTTATCATTGGAAAAAGAAATTAGTGAAGACAGTGCTGTTGCTACAGAAGAGAAAGAAACCTCGCAGCCAGTGGCAGTTACTAAGATTGCTAAATTACAGCGCATGGGCATCAACGAGTTAAATGTTTTGGCTCGGCAGTACGGAGTGAAAAATGTAGGTTCTCTGACGAAATCTCAGGTAGTGTTCGAAATCGTTAAAGCTAAGTCCGAACGTCCTGATGAATTTTTAATTGGAGAGGGCGTTTTAGAGGTGCTCCCCGATGGCTTTGGGTTTCTGAGATCTCCTACTTACAATTACCTTCCTTCTGCGGAGGATATTTATGTTTCTCCGGCACAAATTCGTCGTTTCGATTTGAAAAAGGGAGACACTATCGTTGGAACCATCCGTTCTCCAAAGGAAAAAGAGAAGTATTTTGCTCTGTTGAAAGTAGATAAAATCAATGGTTCTACTCCTGATAAGGCAAAGGAGCGAGTGTTATTTGAGAACTTGACTCCACTACATCCTAACGAGCGTTTGATCATGGAGATCGGGAAAGAAAACCTCGCAGAGCGTGTATTGGATTTAACAGCTCCAATTGGTAAGGGACAGCGAGGGCTGATCGTTGCGCCTCCTCGTTCGGGGAAAACGGTGATTTTGCAAAGCATTGCACATGCTATCGCGGTAAATAATCCTGACGCAGAACTCATTGTTTTGCTGATCGATGAGCGCCCAGAGGAAGTGACAGATATGATTCGTCAGGTCCGGGGAGAGGTTGTTGCATCGACCTTTGATGAACAACCCGATCGACATATTCAAGTTGCTGAAATGGTGATAGAAAAGGCGCGGCGTTTGGTTGAACACGGTAAGGATGTTGTGATCCTATTAGATTCGATTACACGTTTAGCGCGTGCGTATAACACTGTACAACCGCATTCTGGGAAAATTCTCACAGGTGGGGTTGATGCCAGCGCTTTACATAAGCCGAAACGTTTCTTCGGAGCAGCTAGAAACATTGAAGGCGGAGGATCTTTAACGATTTTAGCTACAGCACTAATTGATACAGGCTCCAGAATGGACGAGGTAATCTTCGAAGAGTTCAAGGGAACCGGGAATATGGAGTTGGTTCTTGATCGCCATCTTTCTGATCGTAGAATTTATCCTGCGATTGATTTAATCAAGAGCGGAACACGAAAAGAAGAGTTGTTATATCACCCTGGAGAACTAGAAAAAGTTCGGCTGTTCCGACAGGCTATAGCTGGCTTGACAGCGATTGATGCGATGCATTTGCTTCTTGGGCGGTTGAAAAAGACGAACAGTAACACTGAGTTCCTGTTGTCCTTGAAAGATTAA
- the polA gene encoding DNA polymerase I: MKKLFVLDVSGFVFRAYFALPEMRGPKGESTQAVFGFIRSLDKLINDLAPEYIVAVFDGPNNKLSRQELYADYKRNRDRQLEDLPEQINLVKQYCELAGISCLEKEGVEADDVIASVTKKAVADGFEVCVCTADKDLLQLVDKHVSVFNPWKEQEIRYDEVLKQFGVAPEQIADYLALVGDSSDNIPGVSGCGPKKAQALLKEFRSVEDLAANVQRLSGKNKQMIEEQLETLLLSKRLATLHADLALPLKTEEMVFSPQNVDITRLNTFYLQHGFNALVRHTEMSESPVSVQMVRDPVTLQAVLERLAGGEVGYCVAYTGEHLPSLRVQGVALSGKDEVFYIEVFGEQEIALLKPFFGDATTKFFGYRTKRDNHALKNLGIDVHVTADLVLAEHLVSGGAKISFQKLLVEAGYIQEAAFFAKEWGASSLPVQSLPRHPEQYFGTFVSRLLDVKNNLFAKLEEKGLKNIFETVEQPLEAILFAMERAGMPLDCSSLSMLDKDLSQELEAYTQEIYALAGCEFNIKSPKQLADVLYHRLGIEPVDKAKSTKAEVLEALEGAHEIVSKILAFRATEKMLSTYVRALPKQTDSRTHRVHPTFNQVGTVTGRLACQDPNLQNIPVRSERGRLLREAFRVKKENDYFLAADYSQIELRFLAHLSQDETLKQAFNSGEDIHAFTASQVFNVPLEQVTKRQRHQAKAVNFGLVYGQQAYGLSKILKISVSEAQGLMDAYFARYPRAAEFITQTIEQASKEQKVTTMLGRERILSDWESSPGARAASGRLAVNTRIQGSAAELIKLAMLDISKELVSRRLKSQLLLQIHDELLFEVPAEELEELKVLVQEKMESAMLLSVPLVVNVLIGKNWAEC; the protein is encoded by the coding sequence ATGAAAAAACTTTTCGTTTTAGATGTTTCAGGATTTGTTTTTCGAGCATATTTTGCCCTTCCTGAGATGAGAGGCCCCAAAGGGGAGAGTACCCAAGCGGTATTCGGGTTTATCCGTTCTTTAGATAAATTAATTAATGATCTCGCTCCCGAATACATCGTGGCTGTGTTTGATGGTCCGAATAATAAATTAAGCCGTCAGGAGCTCTATGCGGATTATAAAAGGAATCGCGATCGGCAGTTAGAAGATTTGCCTGAACAAATTAACCTGGTGAAGCAGTATTGTGAGTTAGCTGGGATCTCTTGTCTGGAAAAGGAAGGGGTAGAAGCTGACGATGTGATTGCCAGTGTTACTAAAAAAGCTGTAGCAGATGGTTTTGAAGTTTGTGTGTGTACAGCAGATAAGGACTTATTGCAGTTAGTGGATAAGCATGTTTCTGTTTTTAATCCGTGGAAAGAACAAGAAATCCGCTATGACGAAGTCTTGAAGCAGTTTGGGGTCGCTCCTGAGCAGATCGCTGATTATTTAGCTTTGGTTGGGGATTCTTCTGATAATATTCCAGGTGTTTCAGGTTGTGGGCCTAAGAAAGCTCAAGCATTACTTAAAGAGTTTCGCTCGGTAGAAGATTTAGCTGCTAATGTTCAACGTTTGTCGGGGAAAAATAAACAAATGATAGAGGAGCAGCTTGAGACTCTTCTCTTAAGTAAGCGTCTTGCTACTCTTCACGCGGATCTTGCGCTTCCTTTGAAAACTGAAGAGATGGTTTTCTCTCCGCAGAATGTGGATATCACACGGCTGAACACATTTTATTTACAACATGGGTTTAATGCTTTAGTTCGGCATACAGAAATGTCCGAGAGCCCAGTTTCTGTGCAAATGGTGCGAGATCCTGTTACTTTGCAAGCAGTTTTAGAAAGATTAGCTGGTGGTGAAGTTGGGTATTGTGTTGCCTATACTGGAGAGCATTTACCATCCTTGCGTGTGCAAGGAGTTGCTTTATCTGGGAAAGATGAAGTGTTTTATATAGAGGTGTTTGGAGAGCAGGAGATCGCTTTACTTAAACCCTTTTTTGGGGATGCTACAACTAAATTTTTTGGTTACCGCACCAAACGGGATAACCACGCTTTAAAAAATCTCGGAATAGATGTTCACGTAACTGCCGATTTGGTTTTAGCGGAACATTTGGTTAGTGGGGGAGCAAAAATTTCTTTTCAAAAGCTTTTAGTTGAAGCTGGATATATTCAAGAAGCTGCCTTCTTTGCAAAAGAATGGGGGGCCAGTTCTCTTCCTGTGCAAAGTCTTCCTCGGCACCCTGAGCAATATTTTGGAACATTCGTTTCGCGATTGCTAGATGTTAAAAATAATTTGTTTGCGAAGTTAGAAGAAAAGGGGCTCAAAAACATTTTTGAAACCGTTGAACAGCCGTTAGAAGCTATTTTATTTGCTATGGAACGCGCAGGGATGCCTCTAGACTGTTCAAGCTTATCCATGCTGGATAAGGACTTATCTCAAGAGCTCGAAGCCTATACCCAAGAAATTTATGCTCTTGCTGGATGTGAGTTTAATATTAAATCTCCCAAGCAATTAGCAGATGTCTTGTATCACCGATTAGGAATAGAGCCTGTGGATAAAGCAAAGTCTACTAAGGCTGAGGTATTAGAGGCTTTAGAGGGTGCCCACGAAATTGTTTCCAAAATTTTAGCATTCCGTGCCACAGAAAAAATGTTGTCGACCTATGTTCGCGCTTTGCCTAAACAGACAGATAGCAGAACACATAGAGTCCATCCGACCTTCAACCAAGTAGGGACTGTAACAGGAAGACTTGCTTGTCAGGACCCAAATCTTCAAAATATTCCAGTACGGTCAGAAAGGGGGAGATTGCTTCGAGAGGCATTTCGAGTTAAAAAAGAAAATGATTATTTTTTGGCCGCTGATTATTCTCAGATTGAGTTACGGTTTCTTGCCCATCTTAGCCAGGACGAGACCTTGAAGCAGGCTTTCAATTCTGGCGAAGATATTCATGCTTTCACTGCTTCGCAGGTTTTCAATGTTCCTTTGGAACAAGTGACAAAGAGACAACGTCATCAGGCTAAAGCTGTAAATTTTGGTCTTGTGTATGGACAACAGGCCTATGGGTTGTCAAAAATTTTGAAGATTAGCGTGAGCGAGGCTCAAGGATTAATGGACGCTTATTTTGCACGCTACCCTCGAGCTGCAGAATTTATTACACAAACGATCGAGCAGGCTAGCAAAGAGCAAAAAGTAACAACGATGTTGGGAAGGGAACGCATCTTGAGTGATTGGGAAAGCTCTCCTGGGGCTCGAGCAGCTTCCGGCAGACTTGCGGTGAATACTCGTATACAAGGGAGCGCTGCAGAGCTCATTAAGTTAGCAATGCTAGATATTTCTAAGGAATTAGTATCGAGAAGGCTAAAAAGTCAGTTATTATTACAAATCCATGACGAATTATTATTCGAAGTTCCTGCGGAGGAGTTGGAAGAGCTGAAAGTTCTTGTTCAAGAGAAGATGGAGTCTGCAATGTTGTTGTCTGTTCCTTTGGTTGTGAATGTCTTAATTGGAAAAAATTGGGCGGAATGCTAG
- the npt2 gene encoding NTP/H+ exchange transporter Npt2, which produces MSSEVKSFSKFRGYFFPIHRSEFSKFLPLFFLAFFVGFNYALLKTTKDSLVLVGSRAGAEVIPFLKVWGIVPGAVIVTMIYGWMSRRYSRSTVFCSIVGGFLGFFALFAAVIYPMGDSLHLNGLAAKLQSILPPGVRGFVVMVQYWSYSLYYVMSELWSSVVLSTLFWGVANHITSVREAGRFYALINTGLNLSSIFAGEMSLWLGKHVLIAFPMAVDPWHEVLLNITLLVVAAGGGILYLYQRLDRLSEESLVLGDGLAAEMSMAQLKKEKKRPKAKAKSLFSLLLRSRYLMGIAIVVLAYNLVIHLFEVVWKAQVCQIYTSRVEFNSYMSRITTLTGVVSAVTGVFAAGQSIRRWGWTVGALVTPLTMLITGALFFGAIYAFKGDAMVWGGFLGISPLVLTAWLGGMQNVFSRAIKFTYFDQTKEMAFIPLEDDEKNYGKAAIDGVISRVGKSGGSLVYQGLLIIFSSVAASLNVITIILLLALGCWIAVVAWLGKEYEAKTAALSRAKLAGETSSLDEEGKISAPEAETREEVVTTL; this is translated from the coding sequence ATGTCTTCCGAGGTGAAGTCCTTTTCGAAGTTCCGGGGGTACTTTTTCCCCATCCACAGATCAGAATTCTCTAAATTTTTACCATTATTCTTTTTAGCTTTTTTTGTAGGTTTTAACTACGCTCTATTAAAAACCACGAAAGACTCGCTAGTTCTAGTTGGGTCTCGAGCGGGAGCGGAAGTCATTCCTTTCTTAAAAGTTTGGGGGATTGTTCCGGGAGCCGTTATTGTTACCATGATTTATGGGTGGATGAGCCGCCGCTATTCGAGGAGCACCGTTTTCTGCTCTATTGTTGGTGGTTTTTTAGGCTTTTTCGCTTTGTTTGCTGCGGTGATTTACCCTATGGGAGATTCGCTGCATCTAAACGGTCTGGCCGCAAAGCTACAATCTATTTTGCCTCCAGGGGTGCGGGGATTCGTGGTTATGGTTCAGTACTGGAGCTATAGCTTGTATTATGTGATGTCTGAGCTATGGAGTTCTGTTGTTCTATCTACCCTATTTTGGGGGGTAGCTAACCATATTACGAGTGTGCGTGAAGCGGGGCGTTTTTACGCTCTCATTAATACAGGATTAAATCTCTCTTCTATTTTTGCGGGGGAGATGTCTTTGTGGCTAGGTAAACATGTGTTGATTGCCTTCCCTATGGCAGTGGATCCCTGGCACGAAGTATTACTTAATATTACTTTATTGGTTGTGGCCGCAGGAGGGGGGATTCTCTATTTATACCAAAGATTAGATCGGTTGTCGGAGGAATCTTTGGTATTAGGAGATGGATTAGCGGCAGAAATGTCTATGGCACAGCTTAAAAAGGAGAAGAAGCGTCCCAAGGCAAAAGCAAAAAGTCTTTTCTCTCTTCTCCTTCGTTCCCGCTATTTAATGGGAATTGCCATAGTTGTTCTCGCTTATAATCTTGTTATTCACCTTTTTGAAGTTGTTTGGAAGGCCCAAGTTTGTCAAATCTATACCTCTCGGGTAGAATTTAATTCTTATATGAGTAGGATTACAACCCTTACCGGAGTTGTGTCTGCTGTAACGGGGGTTTTTGCTGCAGGGCAGAGCATTCGTCGATGGGGATGGACTGTGGGGGCCTTGGTGACTCCGCTAACAATGTTAATAACGGGAGCGCTTTTCTTCGGCGCAATCTATGCCTTCAAAGGCGATGCGATGGTTTGGGGAGGATTCCTCGGCATTTCCCCGCTGGTTCTTACTGCTTGGCTTGGGGGGATGCAGAATGTGTTCTCTAGGGCGATTAAATTCACATATTTTGATCAAACTAAAGAAATGGCCTTTATCCCCTTGGAAGACGATGAGAAAAACTATGGGAAAGCTGCCATCGATGGGGTGATTTCTAGAGTTGGGAAGTCTGGTGGATCTTTGGTTTATCAAGGGCTCTTGATTATCTTCTCTTCTGTCGCGGCTAGTTTAAATGTGATTACGATTATTTTGTTGCTAGCTTTGGGATGTTGGATCGCTGTAGTTGCTTGGTTAGGTAAAGAGTACGAAGCTAAAACTGCTGCTTTAAGCAGAGCCAAGCTTGCTGGCGAAACATCTTCTTTGGATGAAGAAGGCAAAATCTCTGCTCCTGAGGCTGAAACGCGAGAAGAGGTCGTCACTACTTTGTAG
- a CDS encoding CDP-alcohol phosphatidyltransferase family protein encodes MRHFCNLLSLSRVWLALLFFQERTVTRLLVIFAAMVSDVLDGYLARRYNATSRLGSILDPATDKIFFLICVGVLFWENSLGLTHLALIFSRDIFLVFFGFYLFWVRGWKGYDYRALSFGKIFTVIQFFILFGETLGMRIPEVWLTPLVVVGALYFLERVLDYRRHCVE; translated from the coding sequence ATGAGACATTTCTGCAATCTCCTTTCTTTATCCAGGGTGTGGCTAGCTCTTCTTTTTTTCCAGGAGAGAACGGTTACAAGACTCTTGGTCATTTTTGCTGCGATGGTTAGCGATGTTCTAGATGGCTATTTGGCTAGGCGGTACAATGCTACAAGTCGTTTAGGGTCTATACTTGATCCTGCTACAGATAAAATCTTTTTTTTGATTTGTGTGGGAGTCCTGTTTTGGGAAAATTCTTTAGGGCTGACACATCTTGCTTTGATTTTTTCTAGAGATATTTTCTTGGTATTTTTTGGATTTTACCTCTTCTGGGTTAGGGGATGGAAGGGATATGACTATAGAGCCTTATCTTTTGGTAAGATCTTTACAGTTATTCAATTCTTTATTTTGTTTGGGGAGACGCTTGGAATGCGGATCCCCGAGGTCTGGTTAACTCCCCTAGTGGTTGTTGGGGCTCTCTATTTTTTAGAGAGGGTTCTGGATTACAGACGACACTGTGTGGAGTAG
- a CDS encoding S49 family peptidase: MKNFFRFLLKGFLSTCGLSVGVVGALSVIFIVFSLFLGSGDNALFVNLPNAQGEVQELGKTAPILAVIEINDALMSSNGAAKRLQSALQRLNEAPYKGRVKGLLIKMDCPGGEIFEVDRMSATLAFWKKQLEIPVHVFVSGLCASGGYHVACVADRIGTTSSALIGSIGVRSGPYFNVKEGLQRHGVETAILTAGQDKAPLNPFSPWTEEEYAERQAIVDAFYEQFVDHVVKNRPQLSKDRVTQVLGARVFIAKQALEEGLVDAVNLTQEQALEDLAEVCGAKETYRVIGLSSGHFLKRFSCCLSNSPLVTGKFQWTVLPDQQQKSLWYMD, from the coding sequence ATGAAGAATTTTTTTCGATTTTTATTAAAAGGTTTTTTATCTACCTGCGGTTTATCTGTTGGTGTTGTCGGAGCTTTGAGCGTCATCTTTATTGTATTTTCTTTGTTCTTAGGATCCGGAGACAATGCTCTTTTTGTAAATCTTCCTAACGCTCAGGGAGAGGTTCAAGAGCTAGGGAAGACCGCTCCTATTCTAGCTGTCATTGAGATTAACGATGCGCTTATGTCTAGTAATGGGGCAGCTAAGCGGCTGCAATCTGCTTTGCAACGCTTAAATGAGGCTCCGTATAAAGGTAGAGTGAAGGGGCTTTTAATTAAAATGGATTGCCCTGGAGGAGAGATTTTTGAAGTTGATCGCATGAGCGCAACTCTTGCTTTCTGGAAGAAGCAATTAGAAATTCCCGTTCACGTTTTTGTATCGGGGCTTTGTGCTTCTGGGGGATATCATGTTGCATGCGTAGCTGATCGAATTGGAACAACCTCTAGCGCTTTAATTGGTTCCATTGGAGTTCGATCAGGACCATATTTTAATGTTAAGGAAGGGCTCCAGCGGCATGGGGTGGAAACGGCTATTCTTACGGCAGGACAGGATAAAGCTCCTTTAAATCCATTCTCGCCATGGACAGAAGAAGAATATGCAGAGCGGCAAGCTATAGTCGACGCCTTTTATGAACAGTTTGTGGATCATGTTGTTAAAAATCGCCCACAATTGTCTAAGGATCGTGTGACTCAGGTTTTGGGCGCTCGTGTGTTTATTGCTAAACAGGCGTTAGAAGAGGGCCTTGTTGATGCTGTTAATCTGACTCAAGAACAGGCCTTGGAAGATCTTGCCGAAGTATGTGGAGCCAAAGAAACTTATCGAGTTATTGGCTTGAGCTCTGGTCATTTTCTAAAACGATTTTCCTGCTGTTTGAGTAACAGCCCGCTTGTGACAGGTAAATTCCAATGGACAGTATTACCTGACCAGCAACAAAAATCTTTGTGGTACATGGATTAA